The following are encoded together in the Poseidonibacter lekithochrous genome:
- a CDS encoding bifunctional 2-C-methyl-D-erythritol 4-phosphate cytidylyltransferase/2-C-methyl-D-erythritol 2,4-cyclodiphosphate synthase has translation MTDVSLIVLCAGNSTRFEHKAKKQWLRIDNDPLWLFVTNKLSTYAKFDKIIITSHQNELSYMENFSDDFIYVTGGNTRQESISNSLKEVNTKYVMVTDVARSCIPQTVIENLLNEKENADCIVPILNVSDTVIYHDETIDRDNVKLIQTPQLSNTSILRKALETNVEYTDDSSAVKAMNGTIKYVQGSIESKKLTFGDELKDIPCLNAPSNNFFTGTGIDIHEFQDNKKMYLGGVEIPCEYGFKAHSDGDVLIHSVIDALLGACGAGDIGEFFPDTDPKYKGADSKLLLEEIVSFIYNVGYEIVNVDLTVLAQQPKINPHKQDIKRCLSKLLGIQKQFINIKATTGEKMGFIGRSEGVAVQSIATIKYYNWKQK, from the coding sequence GTGACAGACGTTTCACTCATCGTCTTATGTGCTGGTAATTCGACTAGATTTGAGCACAAAGCAAAGAAACAGTGGCTTAGAATTGATAATGATCCATTATGGTTATTCGTTACAAATAAACTAAGTACGTATGCAAAATTTGATAAAATAATTATTACATCTCATCAAAATGAGCTCTCTTACATGGAGAATTTTTCTGATGACTTCATCTATGTTACTGGTGGTAACACTAGACAGGAGTCTATTTCTAATTCTTTAAAAGAGGTAAATACTAAATATGTAATGGTTACAGATGTTGCACGTTCATGTATCCCACAAACTGTAATTGAAAACCTACTTAATGAAAAAGAAAATGCAGATTGTATTGTTCCTATTTTAAATGTTTCAGATACTGTGATATATCATGATGAAACAATAGATAGAGACAATGTAAAACTTATTCAAACTCCTCAACTTTCAAACACATCCATTTTAAGAAAAGCCTTAGAAACAAATGTTGAATATACTGATGATAGCTCTGCGGTTAAAGCTATGAACGGTACTATAAAATATGTTCAAGGTAGTATTGAAAGTAAAAAACTAACTTTTGGTGATGAGCTAAAAGATATTCCATGTTTAAATGCCCCATCAAATAATTTCTTTACTGGAACTGGAATTGATATTCATGAATTCCAAGACAATAAAAAAATGTATTTAGGTGGAGTAGAAATTCCATGTGAATATGGATTTAAAGCACATAGTGATGGAGATGTATTAATCCATTCAGTAATTGATGCCTTATTGGGAGCTTGCGGCGCGGGAGATATTGGAGAATTTTTCCCTGACACAGATCCTAAATATAAAGGTGCTGATTCAAAACTATTATTAGAGGAAATCGTAAGTTTCATTTACAATGTAGGTTACGAAATAGTAAATGTGGATTTAACTGTTCTAGCACAACAGCCAAAAATAAATCCACATAAACAAGATATTAAAAGATGTCTATCTAAGTTATTAGGAATACAAAAGCAGTTTATTAATATCAAAGCTACTACTGGTGAAAAAATGGGGTTCATAGGTAGAAGTGAAGGAGTTGCTGTTCAAAGTATAGCAACTATAAAATATTATAATTGGAAGCAAAAATGA
- the carA gene encoding glutamine-hydrolyzing carbamoyl-phosphate synthase small subunit: MQKVWIYLENGTFLEAKSFGATGTSVGEIVFNTSLTGYQEIITDPSYAGQFVTFTMPEIGNVGVNEDDMESKTAYCKGVFVRTYHHEYSNYRGQKDLDSLLKEHGVLGITEIDTRYLTKMIRDEGAMMMIASTEISDKDELAKQLAASPRIEDINYIEEVSTKEAYIHKFGAWDHENKAYNKAVMSDKKVVVVDFGVKRNILNELVESGLEVEVIPSSFNAEELIARFEAKEIGGIFLSNGPGDPLTLTEEKKQVQKLIEANIPMFAICLGHQMLSIAHGFDTYKLKFGQHGGNHPVANPSKVVEITAQNHNYNVPDNIIEIAEITHQNLFDNTIEGVKYKNKDIFSVQHHPEASPGPHESKYIFNEFAKIVK, encoded by the coding sequence ATGCAAAAAGTATGGATATATTTAGAGAATGGAACATTCTTAGAAGCAAAATCTTTTGGTGCAACTGGAACATCAGTTGGAGAGATCGTATTTAATACGTCATTAACTGGATACCAAGAGATTATTACTGATCCATCATATGCTGGGCAATTTGTAACTTTTACAATGCCAGAAATTGGTAACGTTGGTGTAAATGAAGATGATATGGAAAGTAAAACTGCATACTGTAAAGGTGTGTTTGTAAGAACTTATCATCATGAATACTCTAACTATAGAGGACAAAAAGATTTAGATTCACTATTAAAAGAACATGGTGTTTTAGGAATCACAGAAATCGACACTAGATACTTAACTAAAATGATTAGAGACGAAGGTGCGATGATGATGATTGCATCTACTGAAATTTCAGATAAAGATGAATTAGCTAAACAATTAGCAGCATCTCCTAGAATTGAAGATATTAACTACATTGAAGAAGTATCAACAAAAGAAGCATACATCCATAAATTTGGTGCATGGGATCACGAAAATAAAGCTTATAATAAAGCTGTAATGAGTGATAAAAAAGTTGTTGTTGTTGATTTTGGTGTTAAAAGAAATATCTTAAATGAATTAGTTGAATCTGGTTTAGAAGTAGAAGTTATTCCTTCATCATTTAATGCTGAAGAATTAATTGCTAGATTTGAAGCTAAAGAAATTGGTGGAATCTTCTTATCAAATGGACCTGGTGATCCATTAACATTAACAGAAGAGAAAAAACAAGTTCAAAAATTAATTGAAGCAAACATTCCAATGTTCGCAATTTGTTTAGGACATCAAATGTTATCAATTGCTCATGGCTTTGATACATACAAATTAAAATTTGGTCAACATGGTGGTAACCATCCAGTTGCTAACCCATCAAAAGTAGTTGAAATTACTGCTCAAAACCATAACTATAATGTTCCAGATAATATTATTGAAATTGCTGAGATTACTCATCAAAACTTATTTGATAATACTATTGAGGGTGTTAAATATAAGAATAAAGATATTTTCTCTGTTCAGCATCACCCAGAAGCGTCTCCAGGGCCGCATGAATCTAAATATATTTTCAATGAGTTTGCAAAAATAGTGAAGTAA
- a CDS encoding LysE family transporter, translated as MDFEVWLTLLLASIAISVSPGAGAVVSMNYGIKYGLKKSYSAIFGLQAGLLAQTFIVVIGLGAIIAKSVLVFNIVKWVGVAYLVYLGLSKIFEKVELVEQSEQIKSYDAKKAFLTATFINLTNPKATVFLVAFIPQFLNPSESLWLQFAIIGLTLCVVDIFVMTGYSSMASKLKFLIKDVKAMKIQNRITGMFLILAAVFMSTAKRS; from the coding sequence ATGGATTTTGAAGTATGGCTAACACTTTTACTAGCCTCAATTGCAATCTCGGTTTCGCCGGGTGCAGGTGCAGTAGTATCAATGAATTATGGCATTAAATATGGACTTAAAAAATCATATTCTGCAATTTTTGGATTACAAGCTGGACTGCTTGCTCAAACTTTTATTGTAGTTATTGGTCTTGGAGCAATAATTGCAAAATCTGTACTTGTTTTTAATATAGTAAAATGGGTAGGAGTAGCATATTTAGTATACCTAGGTCTTAGCAAAATATTTGAAAAAGTTGAGTTAGTTGAACAGAGTGAACAAATAAAATCTTATGATGCAAAAAAAGCTTTTTTAACAGCTACATTTATTAATCTAACTAATCCTAAAGCAACCGTTTTTCTTGTGGCTTTTATTCCTCAGTTTTTAAATCCAAGCGAATCTTTATGGCTTCAATTTGCAATAATTGGTCTTACTTTATGTGTTGTTGATATTTTTGTAATGACAGGATATTCATCAATGGCATCTAAACTTAAGTTCCTAATAAAAGATGTAAAAGCAATGAAAATTCAAAATAGAATTACAGGTATGTTTCTTATTTTGGCAGCTGTTTTTATGTCAACTGCAAAAAGATCATAA
- a CDS encoding ATP phosphoribosyltransferase regulatory subunit, translated as MVFEHEIPKGSRLYFGKAAKAKRALENKICTILDNSGFEEIVTPNFSYSQHQSIANEKKLIKFSDEQNEQVSLRADSTLDVVRIISKRLGRTTDHKKWFYVQPIFTYPSNEEYQIGCEWIKHDNISDIMNLTADILKALEIEPVFQISNINIPKLVASELNISIDLFKNGEIAALFKLNCDWLNELIKVKNISDLEAVIKIVPATIKTELEILLNKANEVDYSNKVIAPLYYGSLKYYNGVYYRVISDNLTICKGGMYSSEGMCSLGFALYTDSLLKILED; from the coding sequence ATGGTTTTTGAACACGAAATTCCAAAAGGAAGTAGATTATACTTCGGGAAAGCAGCAAAAGCAAAAAGAGCTTTAGAAAATAAGATTTGTACTATTTTAGATAATAGTGGATTTGAAGAAATTGTTACTCCAAACTTTTCTTATTCTCAACATCAGTCAATTGCTAATGAAAAGAAATTAATTAAATTTTCTGATGAACAAAATGAACAAGTTTCATTAAGAGCTGATTCTACTTTAGATGTAGTAAGAATCATCTCAAAAAGATTAGGTAGAACAACTGACCATAAAAAATGGTTTTATGTTCAACCAATCTTTACTTATCCATCAAACGAAGAGTACCAAATTGGGTGTGAGTGGATAAAACATGATAATATTTCTGATATTATGAATTTAACAGCAGATATTCTAAAAGCTTTAGAAATCGAACCTGTTTTTCAAATATCAAATATTAACATTCCAAAACTAGTTGCAAGTGAATTAAACATTAGCATTGATTTATTTAAAAACGGTGAAATAGCAGCACTATTTAAATTAAATTGCGATTGGTTAAACGAATTAATAAAAGTTAAAAATATTTCTGATTTAGAAGCGGTTATAAAAATTGTACCAGCTACAATTAAAACAGAATTAGAGATTTTATTAAATAAAGCAAATGAAGTTGATTATTCAAATAAAGTAATTGCTCCATTATATTATGGGTCATTAAAATATTATAATGGTGTTTATTACAGAGTAATTAGTGATAATTTAACAATATGCAAAGGTGGTATGTACTCAAGTGAGGGTATGTGTTCATTAGGTTTTGCACTTTATACAGATAGTTTATTAAAAATTTTAGAGGATTAA
- a CDS encoding winged helix-turn-helix transcriptional regulator gives MYKINDKDYECPVDITLDIFNDKWKLSVIWHLMDNPKRFKELDETICGITKKTLTVKLKELEEKKLIIREVFPEVPPKVVYSLSPTGERLKEALDCMYKWGVSYVEEHGEVIEKTKECEY, from the coding sequence ATGTATAAAATCAATGACAAAGATTATGAATGTCCAGTAGATATTACTTTAGATATTTTCAATGATAAATGGAAATTATCAGTTATATGGCATTTAATGGATAATCCCAAAAGATTTAAAGAATTAGATGAAACTATTTGTGGTATAACTAAAAAAACTTTAACAGTAAAATTAAAAGAATTAGAAGAGAAGAAATTAATTATAAGAGAAGTATTTCCTGAAGTTCCACCAAAAGTGGTTTACTCATTAAGCCCAACAGGGGAAAGATTAAAAGAAGCTCTTGATTGTATGTATAAATGGGGTGTTTCTTATGTTGAAGAACACGGAGAAGTAATAGAAAAAACTAAAGAATGTGAATATTAA
- the thiC gene encoding phosphomethylpyrimidine synthase ThiC, translated as MRDWLDNHKNDKIRTQMYYAKQGIITPDMEYVAEVENLEPELIRAEIERGRLIIPANINHRNLKPMSIGIASSCKINANIGSSAIVSDVNGELEKVDVCLKYGADTIMDLSTGGDLDAIREAVIGHSNVPIGTVPIYQILHDCKDKIEDLSIDVMLKVLEKQAQQGVSYFTIHAGFLLENMPNVAKRKMGIVSRGGSLMAAWMMHYHKENPFYEAFDEILDICARYDVSLSLGDSLRPGCLADASDPAQLSELKVLGELTLKAWEKDVQVMIEGPGHVPLNQIERNMKLEKEYCHEAPFYILGPLTTDIAAGYDHISSAIGAAVGGWHGASMLCYVTPKEHLGLPNAADVRDGIIAYKIAAHSADIARGRKGARDIDDAMSDARYAFDWNKQFELCLDPERAKEYHDETLPQDVFKEAEFCSMCGPKFCSYKITQKIVEEHGEAMLDIANQ; from the coding sequence ATGAGAGATTGGCTAGACAATCATAAAAATGATAAAATTAGAACTCAAATGTATTATGCAAAACAAGGTATTATTACTCCAGATATGGAGTATGTAGCGGAAGTTGAAAATTTAGAACCTGAGCTTATTAGAGCTGAGATTGAAAGAGGAAGATTAATTATTCCTGCAAATATCAACCACAGAAACTTAAAACCAATGTCAATTGGTATTGCTTCATCTTGTAAAATTAATGCAAATATTGGGTCATCTGCTATCGTTTCTGACGTTAACGGTGAGCTTGAAAAAGTTGATGTATGTTTAAAATATGGTGCTGATACTATTATGGATTTAAGTACAGGTGGTGACTTAGATGCAATTAGAGAAGCTGTAATTGGTCACTCAAACGTACCAATAGGTACTGTGCCAATCTATCAAATCTTACATGATTGTAAAGACAAAATTGAAGACTTATCAATTGATGTAATGTTAAAAGTTTTAGAGAAACAAGCACAACAAGGTGTTTCTTACTTTACAATTCACGCAGGTTTCTTATTAGAAAACATGCCTAATGTTGCAAAAAGAAAAATGGGAATCGTTTCAAGAGGTGGTTCTTTAATGGCTGCATGGATGATGCATTACCATAAAGAAAACCCATTCTATGAGGCATTTGATGAAATCTTAGACATTTGTGCTAGATATGATGTTTCTTTATCTTTAGGAGATTCTTTAAGACCAGGTTGTCTTGCAGACGCTTCTGATCCAGCTCAATTATCTGAGCTTAAAGTATTAGGAGAATTAACTCTTAAAGCTTGGGAAAAAGATGTTCAAGTAATGATTGAAGGACCAGGTCACGTTCCATTAAATCAAATTGAAAGAAACATGAAATTAGAAAAAGAGTACTGTCATGAAGCTCCTTTCTATATTTTAGGACCATTAACTACAGATATCGCTGCTGGTTATGATCACATTTCTTCTGCTATTGGAGCAGCTGTTGGTGGATGGCATGGTGCTTCTATGTTATGTTATGTAACTCCAAAAGAACACTTAGGTTTACCAAATGCTGCTGACGTAAGAGATGGAATCATCGCTTATAAAATCGCTGCTCACTCTGCTGATATTGCAAGAGGTAGAAAAGGTGCTAGAGATATTGATGATGCAATGTCTGATGCTAGATATGCATTTGATTGGAATAAACAGTTCGAGCTTTGTTTAGATCCTGAAAGAGCTAAAGAGTATCATGATGAAACTCTTCCTCAAGATGTATTTAAAGAAGCAGAGTTTTGTTCTATGTGTGGACCAAAGTTTTGTTCATACAAAATTACTCAAAAAATCGTTGAAGAGCATGGCGAAGCTATGCTTGATATCGCTAACCAATAA
- a CDS encoding response regulator encodes MNILIIENEIYLAQKVVSRLLDDGHSCDYIESPNIDNLSKDYDIVLLSTSLPSSLCKNIIKKYKENSIILLLVSYISDETVTNPIKDGAKDYIMKPFLMDELVRKIYHYKECRSIRRELQTLRDYVDFIMNDIDTTDTFLPPSFPSLIESNSQNSADKLVFELSRKLDMPISFISLNSSTWQKQLNALDEKGIIYLTEYHSLKKTAKENLIKLIENRNCVISSLETEEDFPYRKVEFNNQNLLMSNTNIMTINDYVKLMVLSYQTKYPDTELSKKLGISRKSLWEKRKKLGIEKKK; translated from the coding sequence ATGAATATATTAATTATAGAAAATGAGATCTACTTAGCACAAAAAGTAGTATCAAGATTACTTGATGATGGGCATAGTTGTGATTATATAGAATCACCAAATATTGACAATTTATCAAAAGATTATGATATTGTTTTATTATCTACATCTTTACCTTCGTCTTTATGTAAAAACATCATAAAAAAATATAAAGAAAATTCTATTATTCTTCTTTTAGTTTCTTATATTTCTGATGAAACAGTAACAAATCCAATAAAGGATGGTGCAAAAGATTATATTATGAAACCATTCTTAATGGATGAATTAGTAAGAAAAATCTATCACTATAAAGAGTGTAGAAGTATTAGAAGAGAACTTCAAACACTAAGGGATTATGTTGATTTTATTATGAATGATATTGATACTACTGATACATTCTTACCTCCTTCATTCCCGTCATTAATTGAGTCAAATTCACAGAATTCTGCTGATAAGTTAGTATTTGAATTATCAAGAAAACTTGATATGCCAATCTCATTTATTTCACTAAATTCATCAACTTGGCAAAAACAATTAAATGCATTAGATGAAAAAGGTATTATTTATTTAACTGAATATCACAGTCTTAAAAAGACTGCAAAAGAAAATCTAATCAAATTAATTGAAAATAGAAACTGTGTTATCTCTTCACTTGAAACAGAAGAAGATTTCCCATATAGAAAAGTAGAGTTTAACAACCAAAACTTATTAATGTCTAATACTAATATTATGACAATTAATGATTACGTTAAATTAATGGTATTATCGTACCAAACAAAATATCCAGATACTGAGTTATCTAAAAAATTAGGTATTTCAAGAAAATCTCTTTGGGAAAAGAGAAAAAAACTTGGTATTGAAAAAAAGAAATAA
- a CDS encoding phosphatidylglycerophosphatase A codes for MNLRKFFLTVGFSGLFPKAPGTVGSFVALIMGVVLLQYMHVSNLFMLALLISVIAVKQIDIYEEQVGAHDGKEIVIDELAGMWIALSICGINESNMVIMSILAFLYFRLFDIWKPSFIGKIDRDVKGGWGVMGDDLLAGVAGGIAAAGTYQVITYFL; via the coding sequence ATGAATCTTAGAAAGTTTTTTTTAACGGTTGGATTTTCAGGTCTTTTTCCTAAGGCTCCTGGAACAGTAGGAAGTTTTGTTGCACTTATAATGGGTGTTGTTTTACTTCAGTATATGCATGTATCTAACCTATTTATGTTAGCTTTATTAATCAGTGTAATTGCAGTTAAACAAATTGATATCTATGAAGAGCAAGTAGGTGCTCACGATGGTAAAGAGATCGTAATTGATGAATTAGCCGGAATGTGGATTGCTTTATCTATTTGTGGTATTAATGAGTCTAATATGGTTATTATGTCTATTCTTGCATTTTTATACTTCAGATTATTTGATATTTGGAAACCTTCATTTATCGGTAAGATTGATAGAGATGTAAAAGGTGGATGGGGAGTTATGGGTGATGACCTATTAGCTGGTGTTGCAGGTGGTATTGCTGCTGCTGGAACATATCAAGTTATAACTTACTTCTTATAA
- a CDS encoding DUF507 family protein, protein MRIKLHHTPYISKRITRDLVNCSFVEVRKEKSSIEVEIERIIDADIEKEFDLDEKVETILDEQEEEIENLNADRRQLFWMTKKRLANDFGVILNNEDRFSDIAHQILDFLWEEDYIHYTCSDNQVKNIIFSSIDEFMKGFEQADSAVLTKLKSYKRKLIPGTEDYDLVYHRLYEEELIKRGLI, encoded by the coding sequence ATGAGAATTAAGTTACATCACACACCGTATATTTCTAAGAGAATTACGAGAGATTTAGTAAATTGTAGTTTTGTTGAAGTTAGAAAAGAAAAAAGTAGTATAGAAGTTGAAATCGAAAGAATCATCGATGCTGATATTGAAAAAGAGTTTGATCTTGACGAAAAAGTTGAAACAATTCTAGATGAGCAAGAAGAAGAAATTGAAAATCTTAATGCCGATAGAAGACAACTTTTTTGGATGACAAAAAAGAGATTAGCAAATGATTTTGGTGTAATCTTAAATAATGAAGATAGATTCTCAGACATTGCACACCAAATTTTAGACTTTTTATGGGAAGAAGATTATATTCACTACACTTGTTCAGATAACCAAGTGAAGAATATCATTTTCTCTTCTATTGATGAGTTTATGAAAGGTTTTGAGCAAGCAGATTCAGCCGTATTGACAAAACTTAAAAGTTATAAAAGAAAGTTAATACCTGGAACTGAGGATTATGATTTAGTTTATCATAGATTATATGAAGAGGAATTAATTAAAAGAGGGTTAATATAA
- a CDS encoding pyridoxal-phosphate-dependent aminotransferase family protein, translating into MLLTPGPTPVPEFVRKAMADITIHHRTPEFEAIFKETRELLLELFDMPEAVMLASSGTGAMEACVTNLTHKKALTVNSGKFGERFGKICAAFDIDYTEIKNEWNTPVDVNAVIETIKNDSDIDAVFIQICESAGGLRHPVEEIAKAVKEINKDIMIVADGITAIGVEKVDTTNLDAVITGSQKALMLPPGLSMIGLSNAAVEKINAQPKGYYLNLSAEIKKQGQNTTAYTAATTLIIGLGAILSKIKEGGFENLYAKTALRAKSTREALIAIGCEVYPQTPANAMTTIFTENAPAIRKILKTKYNVNIAGGQDHIKTSIFRINHMGLVEDFEAAWAVNAVELAMDELGLRAFDGTANKVFAQSMFKGN; encoded by the coding sequence ATGCTATTAACTCCGGGACCAACACCAGTACCAGAATTTGTTAGAAAGGCTATGGCTGATATTACTATTCACCATAGAACTCCTGAGTTTGAAGCTATATTTAAAGAAACTAGAGAATTATTATTAGAACTGTTTGATATGCCAGAAGCAGTTATGTTAGCTTCAAGTGGAACAGGTGCTATGGAAGCTTGTGTTACAAACTTAACACACAAGAAAGCACTTACTGTTAATTCAGGAAAGTTTGGTGAGAGATTTGGAAAAATCTGTGCCGCTTTTGATATTGACTACACTGAAATCAAAAACGAATGGAATACTCCAGTTGATGTAAACGCTGTTATTGAAACAATCAAAAATGATAGCGATATTGATGCTGTATTTATTCAAATTTGTGAAAGTGCTGGAGGGTTAAGACATCCAGTAGAAGAAATTGCAAAAGCAGTTAAAGAAATTAATAAAGACATTATGATTGTAGCTGATGGAATCACTGCAATTGGTGTTGAAAAAGTTGATACTACTAATCTTGATGCAGTAATCACTGGAAGTCAAAAAGCACTAATGCTTCCTCCTGGTTTATCAATGATTGGATTATCTAACGCAGCTGTTGAAAAAATCAATGCTCAACCAAAAGGTTATTACTTAAACCTGAGCGCTGAAATTAAAAAGCAGGGACAAAACACAACTGCTTATACAGCTGCAACAACTTTAATTATTGGATTAGGAGCAATTCTTTCTAAAATTAAAGAAGGTGGATTTGAAAATTTATATGCAAAAACTGCATTAAGAGCAAAATCTACTAGAGAAGCATTAATTGCAATTGGATGTGAGGTTTACCCACAAACGCCAGCAAATGCAATGACAACAATCTTTACTGAAAATGCACCAGCAATCAGAAAGATTTTAAAAACAAAATACAATGTTAATATCGCAGGTGGACAAGACCATATTAAAACTTCAATTTTCAGAATTAATCACATGGGATTAGTTGAAGATTTCGAAGCAGCATGGGCTGTTAATGCAGTTGAGTTAGCAATGGACGAGTTAGGGTTAAGAGCCTTTGACGGAACAGCAAATAAAGTATTTGCTCAATCTATGTTTAAAGGAAACTAA
- a CDS encoding adenylosuccinate synthase has product MSKADLIVGIQWGDEGKGKMVDMLAQNYDMVCRSQGGHNAGHTIWVDGVRYALHLIPSGVLNPKAINIIGNGVVLSPESIIKEMEQFGDLTGRLFISDKAHLNLPYHALIDQAKERLKGDKAIGTTGKGIGPAYAEKISRTGFRVGELLNPTKLTASIIEFFEQNKAIFNVLEINTPEEKELLELLESYKEKLAPLIANTTNMVWDAIDADKKILLEGAQGTLLDIDHGTYPYVTSSSTVSAGACTGLGISPKDIGTVTGIVKAYTTRVGNGPFPSEDFTDEGQKIADIGKEVGVTTGRGRRCGWFDAIAVKHASRLNGCDQLSLMKLDVLDGFPKIKICVAYDLNGERIDYMPSDLDNVKPIYEEFDGWDTLVGVRDYDALPENAKKYIEKIEEVTSTKVGIVSTSPERADTIIRG; this is encoded by the coding sequence ATGAGTAAAGCAGATTTAATTGTAGGAATACAATGGGGTGACGAAGGTAAAGGTAAGATGGTTGATATGCTTGCCCAAAATTATGATATGGTTTGTAGATCACAAGGTGGTCACAATGCAGGTCATACTATCTGGGTTGATGGTGTAAGATATGCATTACACTTAATTCCTTCGGGAGTTTTAAATCCAAAAGCAATTAATATCATTGGTAATGGTGTTGTATTATCACCAGAATCAATTATCAAAGAGATGGAACAATTTGGTGATTTAACAGGAAGATTATTTATTTCTGATAAAGCACATTTAAATTTACCATACCACGCTTTAATTGATCAAGCTAAAGAGAGACTAAAAGGTGATAAAGCTATTGGTACTACTGGAAAAGGTATTGGACCAGCTTATGCTGAAAAAATTTCTAGAACTGGATTTAGAGTTGGTGAATTATTAAACCCAACAAAATTAACAGCTTCTATTATTGAATTCTTTGAACAAAATAAAGCTATCTTCAATGTATTAGAAATTAATACTCCTGAAGAAAAAGAGTTATTAGAATTATTAGAATCATATAAAGAAAAATTAGCACCACTTATTGCAAACACAACTAACATGGTTTGGGATGCAATTGATGCTGACAAGAAAATTTTATTAGAAGGTGCTCAAGGTACTTTACTTGATATTGACCATGGAACATACCCATATGTTACTTCTTCTTCTACTGTAAGTGCTGGAGCTTGTACTGGTTTAGGTATTTCTCCAAAAGATATTGGTACAGTAACTGGTATTGTTAAAGCGTATACTACAAGAGTTGGTAACGGTCCTTTCCCATCAGAAGATTTTACAGACGAAGGTCAAAAAATTGCTGATATTGGTAAAGAAGTAGGTGTTACAACTGGTCGTGGTAGAAGATGTGGTTGGTTTGATGCAATTGCAGTAAAACACGCTTCTAGATTAAATGGATGTGATCAATTATCATTAATGAAATTAGATGTATTAGATGGTTTCCCAAAAATCAAAATCTGTGTAGCTTATGATTTAAATGGTGAAAGAATTGATTATATGCCATCTGATTTAGATAATGTTAAACCAATTTATGAAGAATTTGATGGATGGGATACACTAGTTGGTGTAAGAGATTATGATGCACTTCCAGAAAATGCAAAAAAATATATTGAAAAGATTGAAGAAGTTACTTCAACAAAAGTTGGTATAGTATCAACATCACCAGAGAGAGCAGACACTATTATAAGAGGGTAG
- a CDS encoding HDOD domain-containing protein codes for MKKKLTEKIDSLPPLPNSMLELEDFRKVKNTNPEELIAIIKKDPLLVSTILRVANSSMFGFRSTIDTLSRAINLLGINFTISLAMGSIVQNTVKCNLSPYGISNDDFIEISALATKIVNTWVSKFDNELKEDLLMPAFLQETGKFIISNVLTQEDKSKDFLKALNKTNNITKCEEDFIGFSSSRITANIFKHWALSHNLIFSIGFVGNSESCPSHFKKHTQALEIVKALADMRDPLSDRSIKISSELAQKYGFDEKILLDSIENIKDEIRENS; via the coding sequence ATGAAAAAGAAATTAACAGAGAAAATTGACTCACTACCCCCACTACCTAATAGTATGCTTGAATTAGAAGACTTTAGAAAAGTAAAAAATACTAATCCTGAAGAATTGATTGCAATAATAAAAAAAGATCCATTACTTGTAAGTACAATATTAAGAGTTGCAAACTCTTCAATGTTTGGATTTAGAAGTACTATTGATACTTTAAGTAGAGCCATTAATCTTCTTGGTATTAACTTCACAATTTCCCTTGCTATGGGTTCTATTGTACAAAATACAGTTAAATGTAACTTATCTCCTTATGGAATTAGTAATGATGACTTTATTGAAATAAGTGCTCTTGCTACAAAAATAGTAAATACTTGGGTATCAAAGTTCGATAATGAATTAAAAGAAGATTTATTGATGCCAGCATTTTTACAAGAAACTGGAAAATTTATTATTTCAAATGTATTAACACAAGAAGATAAATCAAAAGATTTCTTAAAAGCGTTAAATAAAACAAATAATATAACTAAATGTGAGGAAGATTTTATTGGATTCTCCAGTTCTAGAATTACAGCTAATATCTTCAAACATTGGGCATTAAGTCATAATCTTATTTTCTCAATTGGTTTTGTAGGAAATAGTGAATCTTGTCCTAGTCATTTCAAGAAACATACCCAAGCCTTGGAGATTGTAAAAGCTTTAGCAGATATGAGAGATCCACTAAGTGATAGATCAATTAAGATCTCTTCTGAACTTGCACAAAAGTATGGATTTGACGAAAAAATACTTTTAGATTCTATTGAAAATATAAAAGATGAAATTCGAGAGAATTCTTAA